A region from the Verrucomicrobiales bacterium genome encodes:
- a CDS encoding alpha/beta hydrolase gives MTIPRGIKIALKWLAGTLLLVALFIGGVWWYFHPTYTRQNGIVYGMRQGYPLTIDLVKPSDPNGLGVLFLVSGGWKSGTNSFKPWMTAPLLRRGYTVLAVSHLSQPKATIMEIVQDMHRATRFIRYHAKEYGIDPDRLGVSGGSAGGHLSLMLATRGGPGAPDAAEPFERESSAVQAAAIFYPVTDLINLGSSTENLGDGGPPKSFVKGFGPNSTNLSVWKPIGHDLSPIFHVHSNLPPTLILHGGADTLTPLDQSERYQAAARAMGQTVEVIVRPGKKHGWLTMVWDVRLLADWFDRYLKK, from the coding sequence ATGACGATTCCACGTGGGATTAAGATCGCCCTCAAATGGCTGGCCGGGACGCTTCTGCTCGTCGCCTTGTTCATCGGTGGCGTCTGGTGGTATTTCCATCCCACTTACACCCGGCAAAACGGAATCGTGTATGGAATGCGACAGGGCTATCCGCTCACCATCGATCTGGTAAAGCCGTCTGATCCCAACGGGCTCGGAGTGCTCTTTCTGGTGAGCGGCGGGTGGAAATCGGGCACCAACAGCTTCAAACCGTGGATGACCGCGCCCTTGCTCCGGCGCGGTTACACTGTCCTGGCCGTATCGCATCTGTCGCAACCCAAAGCCACGATCATGGAGATCGTCCAGGACATGCACCGGGCCACGCGCTTCATCCGTTACCACGCCAAGGAGTATGGGATCGATCCCGACCGGTTGGGCGTCAGTGGCGGTAGCGCCGGCGGACATCTCAGCCTGATGCTGGCAACTCGAGGTGGTCCCGGGGCTCCCGATGCCGCGGAACCTTTCGAACGCGAAAGCAGCGCGGTCCAGGCCGCCGCGATCTTCTATCCGGTGACCGACCTCATCAACCTCGGCTCATCAACCGAAAACCTGGGCGACGGTGGGCCGCCGAAAAGCTTTGTGAAAGGCTTCGGTCCGAACAGCACCAATCTGTCGGTCTGGAAGCCCATCGGCCACGACCTCTCCCCCATCTTCCACGTCCACTCGAATTTGCCTCCCACCCTCATCCTCCATGGCGGTGCCGATACCCTCACTCCGCTGGATCAATCCGAACGCTACCAAGCCGCGGCTCGAGCCATGGGGCAGACCGTCGAGGTGATTGTCCGGCCCGGCAAGAAACACGGCTGGCTCACCATGGTATGGGACGTCCGTCTCCTCGCCGATTGGTTCGATCGCTATCTAAAGAAGTGA
- a CDS encoding tetratricopeptide repeat protein: MLVLSCLFWTGCEPQGPKALLEGERVLKQERYNEAIALFQLATEKIPREARAWNLLGLAYQGAGLSSEAAQAYSKALALDHKLSAAHYNLGCLYLEQDQTQLAVTELTAFTLLQPRAVEGWLRLASAQTRVNRLDAAEVCYRNALTLVPKHPEALNGMGYVSVSRRRYIEAIQYFQIALAESPNYGPALLNQAVVTHRHLNQRVTALQKYRAYLALQPRPDNWEAVNQVAQNLADELAGSNRAPAPTALTNTVYRTNPAPTAASLANNTPRTVVTQSLTAVQAPVVVPPSRSAAGQPATATPTATPPAALRPTASLPPQPAPPPASVTPTTPAPSTAAVAPSPVRETVPPPPEVVISDVGREINIKPAADPVLPPPQPGSRPATAIASGSPAAAAAPSVAPQKTAPAPVAANDDRPGFFQRLNPFRSRPKNDPPLPASVRADPPRSATPANAAREISATQGQATLADALPTEGFPRYAYRQAIRPNAGDRQKAAELVNKGILAHRDRRAEEEINFYRSATLVDPSNYDAFFNLGLASAEQGDWTTALHAYEQALNIDPDSVNGRYNFAAALRQSNYPIDAARELEAILQTRPDDGKTLLALGNLYAQRFKQNRTARYYYLRMLEAEPNHPKAAEVRFWLTSNP, translated from the coding sequence ATGCTTGTGCTTAGCTGCCTCTTTTGGACGGGATGCGAGCCGCAAGGCCCGAAAGCACTCCTCGAAGGCGAGCGCGTGCTGAAGCAAGAGCGCTACAATGAGGCGATCGCCCTCTTCCAGCTCGCCACCGAAAAGATCCCCCGGGAAGCCCGCGCCTGGAACCTGTTAGGCCTGGCCTACCAGGGTGCTGGATTGTCCTCCGAAGCAGCCCAGGCCTACTCCAAAGCCTTGGCCCTGGACCACAAATTGTCCGCCGCCCACTACAACCTCGGTTGTTTGTATTTGGAGCAGGACCAAACCCAGCTGGCAGTTACGGAACTCACCGCGTTCACCCTGCTGCAACCCAGAGCGGTCGAGGGATGGCTGCGGCTTGCATCCGCACAAACCCGGGTCAACCGACTGGACGCGGCCGAAGTTTGCTATCGCAACGCTCTCACCCTCGTCCCGAAGCATCCCGAAGCGCTCAATGGCATGGGCTATGTCTCCGTAAGTCGACGACGCTACATCGAGGCAATCCAATATTTTCAGATCGCCCTGGCTGAGTCTCCCAACTACGGGCCGGCTCTCCTGAATCAAGCGGTTGTGACTCATCGACACCTCAATCAGCGAGTCACCGCCCTGCAGAAATATCGAGCCTACCTGGCCTTGCAACCGCGTCCGGACAATTGGGAAGCGGTCAATCAGGTGGCCCAGAACCTGGCCGATGAGCTCGCGGGTTCCAATCGCGCCCCAGCCCCGACCGCGCTCACCAATACGGTCTACCGCACCAATCCGGCACCGACCGCAGCCTCCTTAGCCAACAACACCCCCCGAACCGTTGTCACGCAAAGCCTAACCGCCGTCCAGGCACCCGTCGTGGTTCCTCCGAGCCGTTCGGCCGCCGGACAACCCGCTACAGCTACCCCAACGGCCACGCCTCCGGCTGCCCTTAGACCGACCGCCTCTCTACCCCCGCAACCCGCGCCCCCACCCGCATCGGTCACCCCCACGACACCTGCGCCATCAACCGCAGCTGTGGCGCCTTCGCCCGTCCGCGAGACGGTCCCACCACCGCCGGAAGTGGTCATCTCCGATGTGGGACGCGAAATTAACATCAAGCCGGCCGCGGATCCCGTTCTGCCTCCTCCTCAACCCGGAAGCAGGCCGGCGACTGCGATCGCCTCAGGCTCACCCGCCGCAGCGGCAGCCCCGAGTGTCGCACCTCAAAAGACCGCGCCCGCTCCGGTCGCGGCCAATGACGATCGACCCGGATTCTTCCAGCGCCTCAATCCCTTCCGCTCACGCCCGAAAAACGACCCACCGCTCCCTGCTTCTGTCCGGGCGGATCCCCCGCGCTCCGCTACCCCCGCCAACGCCGCGCGCGAGATTTCTGCGACTCAGGGGCAAGCCACGCTGGCCGATGCCTTGCCTACGGAAGGATTCCCCCGCTACGCATATCGCCAAGCGATCCGCCCCAACGCGGGGGATCGCCAAAAGGCGGCAGAATTGGTCAACAAGGGCATTCTCGCCCATCGCGACCGCCGAGCCGAGGAGGAGATCAACTTCTACCGCAGCGCCACCCTGGTCGACCCCTCCAATTACGACGCTTTCTTCAACCTGGGACTCGCGTCCGCCGAACAAGGGGACTGGACGACAGCGCTGCACGCCTACGAACAGGCTCTGAACATCGATCCAGATTCGGTGAACGGTCGCTATAACTTCGCCGCCGCACTGCGCCAGTCCAACTACCCCATCGACGCCGCGCGCGAACTGGAGGCCATCCTCCAAACCCGACCGGATGACGGAAAAACCTTGCTGGCGCTCGGCAACCTCTACGCTCAAAGATTCAAACAGAACCGTACCGCGCGATACTACTACCTACGAATGTTGGAGGCCGAGCCCAACCATCCCAAGGCTGCCGAGGTCAGGTTCTGGCTCACTTCCAATCCTTAG
- a CDS encoding DUF362 domain-containing protein translates to MDIRRSHIFGWVLAAALAFSWVAGISRGAESPVTEPATARVVVVHDALATDAFRPRSDRVRELVSRGLTRLTGKATVQAAWMSLITTQDVVGIKVNAAAGLAGTRPEVAAALAESLLAAGLKPSQVVIWDRLSADLLSAGFNEVGKQLGVRVLSAHQAGYDESVAYTNFALGHLAWTDHEFNRTGEEVGKRSFSTRLITKEITKIVNVPSLLNHYRAGVSGCLYTLALGSVDNIQRFESSPERLADVIPELYAQENVLDKVVLNVVDALIAQYQGESQPLLHYATALNELRFSRDPVALDVLSLKELAGLREFHQITSSTNVTALVDRLYRENAPLLQLGVADPKRIQTDRN, encoded by the coding sequence ATGGATATACGTCGTAGCCACATCTTTGGTTGGGTGCTTGCGGCGGCCCTAGCATTTTCCTGGGTCGCCGGGATTTCTCGTGGTGCCGAGTCTCCCGTAACGGAGCCAGCCACTGCCCGGGTCGTCGTGGTGCACGATGCCCTGGCCACGGATGCATTTCGGCCCCGGTCCGACCGAGTTCGTGAGCTGGTTTCCCGGGGGCTGACGCGGCTGACCGGAAAAGCCACGGTCCAGGCCGCCTGGATGAGTCTTATTACCACTCAGGACGTGGTCGGAATCAAGGTGAACGCTGCTGCCGGATTGGCCGGGACCCGGCCGGAGGTTGCCGCTGCGTTAGCCGAGTCGCTTCTAGCCGCCGGCTTGAAGCCCAGCCAGGTGGTGATCTGGGATCGTCTCAGCGCAGATCTGCTGTCGGCCGGTTTCAACGAGGTGGGTAAGCAGCTGGGAGTGCGGGTCCTGAGCGCTCATCAAGCCGGGTATGACGAGAGCGTGGCCTACACCAACTTTGCCTTGGGTCACTTGGCCTGGACCGATCATGAGTTTAACCGAACGGGGGAGGAGGTGGGCAAACGCTCTTTCTCGACCCGCCTGATCACCAAGGAGATCACAAAGATCGTGAATGTTCCGTCCTTGCTGAACCATTATCGTGCTGGGGTTTCTGGGTGTCTTTACACCTTGGCTCTGGGCAGTGTGGATAACATTCAGCGCTTCGAGAGCTCGCCCGAACGTCTGGCGGATGTGATCCCGGAGTTGTATGCCCAGGAGAACGTTCTCGATAAGGTGGTGTTGAATGTGGTGGACGCGCTCATCGCTCAGTATCAAGGCGAGAGTCAGCCCTTGCTTCATTACGCTACGGCGCTGAACGAGCTCCGATTCAGTCGCGATCCGGTGGCCCTGGACGTTCTTTCCCTCAAGGAACTCGCCGGCCTTCGGGAGTTCCACCAGATCACTTCCTCAACCAATGTGACCGCCTTGGTCGATCGTTTGTATCGTGAAAATGCTCCGCTGTTGCAGCTGGGCGTCGCGGATCCAAAGCGGATTCAGACCGACCGAAACTGA
- a CDS encoding superoxide dismutase codes for MMTRRKALKTTVGSAMALSLLPQTSTVLSAQPAATAPAATGPFSLAKLPYAYDALEPHIDARTMEIHHSKHHASYVTNLNKAVAGKPELLGTVGEDQNKALEELIRGLHRWPAEVRTAIRNHGGGTYNHNLFWQMLSKTGGGEPKGEVLGAIDKSFGGFSKFKEEFTKTALGQFGSGWAWLLWNGSKLEVKGMPNQDAPVLPGQTALLGIDVWEHAYYLKYQNRRADYINAFYNVVNWDFVQARLAAAKA; via the coding sequence ATGATGACACGACGCAAGGCCCTCAAAACCACCGTCGGCAGCGCCATGGCCCTAAGCCTCTTGCCGCAGACCTCCACCGTGCTGTCAGCCCAGCCTGCGGCGACCGCGCCCGCCGCAACCGGCCCCTTCAGCCTGGCGAAACTGCCCTATGCTTACGACGCACTCGAGCCACACATCGATGCCCGTACGATGGAGATTCATCACAGCAAACATCACGCGTCCTACGTCACCAACCTGAACAAAGCAGTCGCCGGCAAGCCTGAGCTTCTCGGGACTGTGGGCGAGGACCAGAATAAAGCCCTGGAGGAGTTGATTCGCGGCCTGCACCGCTGGCCGGCAGAGGTTCGAACCGCCATCCGAAATCATGGGGGCGGCACCTACAATCACAATCTGTTCTGGCAAATGCTGAGCAAGACCGGCGGTGGGGAGCCCAAAGGAGAGGTCCTCGGTGCCATCGACAAGAGCTTCGGAGGTTTCTCAAAGTTTAAGGAAGAGTTTACCAAAACCGCGCTAGGCCAGTTCGGCAGCGGCTGGGCCTGGCTGCTCTGGAATGGATCCAAACTGGAAGTCAAAGGCATGCCCAACCAGGACGCCCCGGTCCTACCCGGACAAACGGCACTCCTAGGTATCGACGTGTGGGAGCATGCCTACTACTTGAAGTATCAGAACCGACGAGCCGACTATATCAACGCCTTCTACAACGTGGTGAATTGGGACTTCGTCCAGGCACGCTTGGCCGCTGCCAAAGCCTGA
- a CDS encoding serine/threonine protein kinase: MGIVYEAEQTGAQEFLKRVAIKVIRQNFASQAQFIENFVGEAKLVADLIHTNIVQTYHLGEYSGSFFIAMELIRGVNLEQFCAQLKEKRRVLPVENAVFIASRVARGLAYAHSKTDKNGRPLGIVHRDVSFKNIMIAFEGDVKLTDFGIAKARGFLTDNEGEVVAGKADFMSPEQADFQITDKRSDLFSLGVVLGTLVLGYNIFKDSTAEKSRQRIISMPIPDFRTLDRRIDDRLNQILQRALSRKLAQRYPDADEMLYELEHYIYHGGYGPTNETLGKLIRSLFGVRQGAAAATQSKQGTKIIEATARLAGKTGSTVRSGRTTASARSGNTVARSGGATARSISKKTP; the protein is encoded by the coding sequence ATGGGAATTGTCTACGAGGCCGAGCAGACGGGTGCCCAGGAGTTCTTGAAGCGAGTGGCCATTAAGGTTATTCGCCAAAACTTCGCCTCCCAGGCTCAGTTCATTGAGAATTTTGTGGGCGAAGCCAAATTGGTGGCGGACCTGATCCATACCAACATTGTCCAAACCTACCATTTGGGGGAATACTCCGGCAGCTTCTTCATTGCGATGGAACTGATCCGGGGCGTCAACCTGGAGCAGTTTTGTGCGCAATTGAAGGAAAAGCGGCGCGTGTTGCCGGTGGAGAATGCGGTGTTTATCGCGAGCCGAGTGGCGCGCGGGCTTGCTTACGCGCATTCGAAGACCGACAAGAACGGCCGTCCTCTGGGGATTGTTCATCGCGATGTCAGCTTCAAGAACATCATGATCGCGTTTGAGGGCGATGTGAAGCTCACCGACTTCGGCATCGCGAAGGCGCGCGGGTTCTTGACCGACAATGAGGGTGAAGTGGTCGCGGGCAAGGCGGATTTCATGAGCCCTGAGCAGGCGGATTTTCAGATTACGGATAAGCGCTCCGACCTGTTCTCGCTCGGTGTGGTGCTGGGAACCTTGGTTCTGGGCTACAACATTTTCAAGGATTCGACTGCGGAGAAATCGCGGCAGCGCATCATCTCGATGCCGATTCCTGATTTCCGGACCCTGGACCGTCGGATTGACGATCGATTGAATCAGATCCTGCAGCGGGCCTTGTCTCGAAAGCTGGCTCAGAGGTATCCGGATGCGGATGAAATGCTCTATGAATTGGAGCACTACATCTACCACGGTGGCTATGGGCCCACGAACGAAACCTTGGGCAAGCTGATCCGCAGTCTCTTCGGGGTTCGACAGGGGGCTGCCGCCGCCACGCAATCGAAGCAGGGAACCAAAATCATTGAGGCCACCGCCCGGCTGGCTGGCAAGACGGGTTCGACCGTTCGCAGCGGCAGAACGACGGCTTCCGCCCGCTCGGGCAACACGGTCGCTCGTTCGGGAGGCGCCACGGCCCGTTCCATCTCGAAGAAGACTCCATGA